A part of Parvimonas micra genomic DNA contains:
- the efp gene encoding elongation factor P, producing the protein MISAGDFRKGTTFEMDGDVYQIIDFQHVKPGKGAAFVRTKIKSVKSGGSREMTFNPNDKFEVAKIETKEMQYLYSDGELYYFMDTETYEQLPLNFDVVEEALLYLRENDNATIRFHDGKAFQVNAPNFVELEVVETEPGVKGDSATGANKPAKVETGAVVTVPLFINNGDKIKIDTRTNEYLSRV; encoded by the coding sequence ATGATATCAGCAGGAGATTTTAGAAAAGGTACAACATTTGAAATGGATGGTGATGTTTATCAAATTATAGATTTTCAACACGTAAAACCTGGAAAAGGAGCTGCGTTTGTAAGAACTAAGATAAAATCAGTTAAAAGTGGTGGATCTAGAGAAATGACTTTTAATCCAAATGATAAATTTGAAGTGGCTAAAATTGAAACTAAAGAAATGCAATATTTATACTCAGATGGAGAATTATATTATTTTATGGATACCGAAACTTATGAACAATTACCATTAAATTTTGATGTTGTAGAAGAAGCTCTTCTATATTTAAGAGAAAATGATAATGCAACTATAAGATTTCATGATGGTAAAGCATTCCAAGTTAATGCTCCGAACTTTGTTGAATTAGAAGTTGTTGAAACTGAACCGGGTGTTAAAGGAGATTCAGCTACAGGTGCAAATAAACCTGCAAAGGTTGAAACAGGTGCAGTTGTTACGGTTCCTTTATTTATTAACAATGGTGATAAAATTAAAATTGATACAAGGACTAATGAATATCTTTCAAGAGTTTAA
- a CDS encoding VanW family protein — protein MKKYLKVFGIVSGISGILLIGVITAYFLLNRYPLSNATGETKNLKKEELLAYDKFYEGIFINDIDLKGLTKEEAISKIKQSLEVKNEFTLTRDNYTKKFLPKDIDFSYNFENLVYQAFNIGRFGTEDERIEILKNLLKNPKKFEIKATCDLSKLNEIVSEVSEKLNSDPIDEKFSFSNDKISVTEGKVGVKVENEKIVDNFKTVPVKFDFQIPATITEYKKIDKTLLSSIKGVIGEATTKFDNQPNRNNNIKVAAGKVNEFVVNPGETFSFSKELGEVSKNTGYKPAGTFLNNKVVDSIGGGICQVSSTLYQALVKSDLEIVERNQHSMRVPYCTIGLDAMYYDGQSDLKFRNKFDFPVVITSYVSKGELTFKILGDTDKKNYDIKLFTSDVSRIAMPIEEIKDPNLPEGKRVVVEKGFPGWRGSSYKQKENEKPVLLNSDYYKPKKQVVKVGTKKAVTEEKENND, from the coding sequence ATGAAAAAATATCTAAAAGTATTTGGTATTGTATCTGGAATATCAGGAATATTACTAATAGGAGTAATAACGGCTTACTTCTTACTTAATAGATATCCGTTAAGCAATGCTACCGGAGAAACAAAAAATTTAAAAAAAGAAGAACTTTTAGCGTATGATAAATTTTATGAAGGAATTTTTATTAATGATATTGACTTAAAAGGTCTAACAAAAGAAGAGGCAATAAGTAAAATTAAGCAAAGTTTAGAAGTAAAAAACGAATTTACGTTGACACGAGATAATTATACTAAAAAATTTCTACCTAAAGATATAGATTTTTCGTATAATTTTGAAAATTTAGTTTATCAAGCTTTTAATATAGGCAGATTTGGTACTGAAGATGAAAGAATAGAAATTTTAAAAAATTTATTAAAAAATCCGAAAAAATTTGAAATAAAAGCTACTTGTGACTTATCAAAATTGAATGAAATTGTTTCGGAAGTATCTGAAAAACTAAATTCTGACCCTATAGATGAGAAATTTTCATTTTCTAATGACAAAATATCTGTAACTGAAGGTAAAGTTGGAGTTAAAGTTGAAAACGAAAAAATAGTAGATAATTTTAAAACAGTTCCAGTAAAGTTTGATTTTCAAATACCTGCCACTATTACAGAATATAAAAAGATAGATAAAACTTTATTGTCCTCTATAAAAGGAGTAATAGGAGAAGCTACTACAAAATTTGACAATCAACCTAATAGGAATAATAACATTAAAGTTGCTGCTGGTAAAGTAAATGAATTTGTAGTCAATCCTGGAGAAACTTTTTCTTTTTCTAAAGAACTAGGAGAAGTTTCGAAAAATACAGGTTATAAACCTGCAGGAACTTTTCTTAATAATAAAGTCGTAGATTCGATAGGGGGAGGAATTTGTCAAGTTAGTTCTACATTGTATCAAGCATTAGTAAAATCCGATTTAGAAATAGTCGAAAGGAATCAACATTCTATGAGAGTACCTTATTGTACTATTGGTTTAGATGCGATGTATTATGATGGACAAAGTGATCTAAAATTCAGAAACAAATTTGATTTTCCTGTAGTTATAACAAGTTATGTTTCAAAGGGAGAATTAACTTTTAAAATCTTAGGTGATACTGATAAGAAAAATTATGATATTAAATTATTTACGTCTGATGTGTCTAGAATAGCAATGCCTATTGAAGAAATTAAAGATCCTAATTTACCAGAAGGTAAAAGAGTTGTTGTCGAAAAAGGATTCCCCGGTTGGAGAGGATCTTCTTATAAACAAAAAGAAAATGAAAAACCAGTTCTATTAAATAGTGATTATTATAAGCCTAAAAAACAAGTAGTCAAAGTTGGAACTAAAAAAGCAGTTACAGAAGAAAAAGAAAATAATGATTAA
- the nth gene encoding endonuclease III: MEKLEKLYPDAKPELNFSNSFELLIATILSAQCTDVRVNKVTEKLFRDFKTPKEFLTLNIEDLSKYIHSCGFYNSKSKNILETCRILVEKYNSTVPSDMESLTTLPGVGRKTANVVRSCAFGIPSLAVDTHVFRVTNRIGIINEGNVLDSEFALMKKLKKNTWNKAHHLFIFHGRRVCKSRKPNCEKCIINSECLYYKNL, encoded by the coding sequence ATGGAAAAATTAGAAAAATTATATCCTGATGCAAAACCAGAACTTAATTTTTCTAATAGTTTTGAGCTGTTGATAGCAACTATATTATCTGCTCAATGTACTGATGTTAGAGTTAATAAGGTTACTGAAAAATTATTTAGAGATTTTAAAACTCCTAAAGAATTTTTAACTTTAAATATAGAAGATTTATCAAAATATATACACAGTTGTGGTTTTTATAATTCAAAGAGTAAGAATATTTTAGAAACCTGTAGAATTTTAGTAGAAAAATACAACTCTACAGTTCCGAGTGATATGGAATCTCTAACCACGTTGCCAGGCGTTGGGAGAAAAACGGCAAATGTAGTTAGATCTTGTGCCTTTGGTATTCCATCACTTGCAGTTGATACTCATGTTTTTAGAGTTACAAATAGAATAGGAATTATAAATGAAGGTAATGTTTTAGATTCTGAATTTGCATTAATGAAGAAGCTAAAGAAAAATACATGGAATAAAGCTCATCATTTATTTATTTTTCATGGAAGAAGAGTATGTAAATCAAGAAAACCAAATTGTGAAAAATGTATAATAAATTCTGAATGCTTATATTATAAAAATTTGTAG
- a CDS encoding methionine gamma-lyase family protein → MEKYLDTDFNFDSKIINFVNKCSKEIEIEFENLKEIEEYNQLKVLNAFKKQKLSATDFFWTTGYGYGDFGREKLEKIYCDIFKAKDAIVRQEITCGTHAISLALQGNLLPGDEFIYITGTPYDTLLKVIGISGDEKGTLLDYGIKYDKVDLVNNEIDVETVLSKINSKTKLLAIQRSPGYSSRRCISISELKTVINKIKSKFPDIIIMIDNCYCEFVEKKEPLEVGADIVVGSLLKNLGAGITLNGGYIVSNSNDIIESISNRLTSPGLGKHVGVSFGTTRAIIQGLYFAPHIVLEAVKSAILVSYIFEKLGYKTIPKYNEKRSDIIQVITLNDENKVIDFCRAIQEFCCVDSHVVPYPWDMPGYTDKIIMASGSFIDGSSIELSADGPLREPYNVYYQGGLNFYQTKIALINVLNIFYDKKYINL, encoded by the coding sequence TTGGAAAAATATTTAGATACTGATTTTAATTTTGATTCTAAAATTATTAATTTTGTAAACAAATGTTCTAAGGAAATAGAAATAGAATTTGAAAATCTAAAAGAAATTGAAGAATATAATCAATTAAAAGTTTTAAATGCATTTAAAAAGCAAAAATTATCCGCTACTGATTTTTTTTGGACAACAGGATATGGATACGGTGACTTTGGAAGAGAGAAATTAGAAAAGATATATTGCGACATTTTTAAAGCAAAAGATGCTATAGTAAGGCAAGAAATAACTTGTGGAACTCATGCAATATCTTTAGCATTGCAAGGAAATTTATTACCAGGAGACGAATTTATTTATATAACAGGAACTCCTTATGATACCCTTTTAAAAGTTATAGGTATTAGTGGAGATGAAAAAGGAACACTACTTGATTATGGAATAAAGTATGATAAGGTTGATTTAGTAAATAACGAAATTGATGTAGAAACTGTATTATCTAAAATCAATTCAAAGACTAAATTATTAGCTATTCAAAGATCTCCTGGTTATAGTAGTAGAAGATGTATTTCAATTAGTGAATTAAAAACAGTTATTAATAAAATAAAATCAAAGTTTCCAGATATTATTATAATGATTGATAATTGCTACTGTGAATTTGTTGAAAAAAAGGAACCTCTAGAAGTTGGTGCCGACATAGTTGTAGGATCATTATTAAAAAATTTAGGTGCAGGAATCACTTTAAATGGAGGATACATAGTTTCAAACTCTAATGATATTATAGAATCTATTTCTAATAGACTTACTTCTCCAGGTCTTGGAAAGCATGTAGGTGTAAGTTTTGGTACTACAAGAGCAATTATTCAAGGATTATACTTTGCACCTCATATAGTTTTAGAAGCAGTAAAAAGTGCAATATTAGTATCATATATTTTTGAAAAGTTAGGATATAAAACAATTCCTAAATATAATGAAAAAAGAAGTGATATTATTCAAGTAATTACTTTAAATGATGAGAATAAAGTTATAGATTTTTGCAGAGCTATACAAGAATTTTGTTGTGTAGATAGCCACGTTGTTCCCTATCCATGGGATATGCCCGGATATACTGATAAAATTATCATGGCTTCAGGAAGCTTTATAGATGGCTCAAGCATTGAATTAAGTGCTGATGGACCATTAAGAGAACCATATAACGTTTATTATCAAGGTGGGCTCAATTTCTATCAAACGAAGATTGCATTAATTAATGTTTTAAATATATTTTATGATAAAAAATATATAAATTTATAG
- the miaA gene encoding tRNA (adenosine(37)-N6)-dimethylallyltransferase MiaA: MKKKIIFIVGPTSVGKTKLSVDIAKEFSGEIISCDSMQIYKEFNIGTAKITEEEVRGINHYMIDILDGNQKFNVSEYKKMAENYIEEIYSHNSLPIFVGGTGLYLNSILYDFKFTESEESNNLREQITEFYEKNGANLLYDLLLYLDYSSREKIHKNNIKRVIRAIEVCVNTKKEFSKQCKDYENNNCKYDYLIIGLTLDRKILYDKINSRVDIMINNGLVEEASSLYKKYGEYSQPFTAIGYKEFIPYFKREITLESCIDNIKQNSRKYAKRQFTWFNRNENIHWIDVENGYDEVLFKSKKLVKDFLTKGEL, encoded by the coding sequence ATGAAGAAAAAAATAATATTTATTGTTGGCCCTACGTCTGTCGGAAAAACAAAGTTAAGCGTTGACATAGCAAAAGAATTTTCAGGAGAAATTATTTCTTGTGATTCCATGCAAATATATAAAGAATTTAATATTGGAACTGCAAAGATAACAGAAGAGGAAGTAAGAGGAATTAATCATTATATGATCGATATTTTAGATGGAAATCAAAAATTTAATGTTTCTGAATATAAAAAAATGGCAGAGAACTACATTGAAGAAATTTATTCTCATAATAGCCTTCCTATTTTTGTTGGAGGAACAGGACTTTATTTAAACTCTATATTATATGATTTTAAATTTACTGAATCTGAAGAGTCGAATAATCTAAGAGAACAAATTACAGAATTTTACGAAAAAAATGGGGCAAATTTGCTTTATGATTTATTATTATATCTAGACTATTCAAGTAGAGAAAAAATTCATAAAAACAATATAAAAAGAGTAATTAGAGCAATAGAAGTTTGTGTAAATACAAAAAAAGAATTTTCCAAACAATGCAAAGATTATGAAAATAATAATTGTAAGTATGATTACTTAATAATAGGATTAACTTTAGATAGAAAAATATTATATGATAAAATAAATTCTAGAGTCGATATAATGATTAATAATGGACTTGTTGAAGAAGCATCAAGTCTATATAAAAAATATGGCGAGTATTCACAACCATTTACTGCTATTGGATACAAGGAGTTTATTCCATATTTTAAGAGAGAAATTACTCTGGAATCTTGTATTGATAATATAAAACAAAATTCAAGAAAATACGCTAAAAGACAATTTACTTGGTTTAATAGGAATGAAAATATACATTGGATTGATGTTGAAAATGGATATGATGAAGTTCTATTTAAATCTAAAAAATTAGTAAAAGATTTTTTAACTAAAGGAGAATTATAA
- the mutL gene encoding DNA mismatch repair endonuclease MutL has product MSIKLLSEDTIQKIAAGEVIENPYSVIKELVENSIDSGATFIKVEIKNAGKKEIMISDNGCGIEEDDIELAFTKHATSKLNNFEDIYSILSYGFRGEALASISAISKVDINTRTKNSEFGIHCYLENNKIIRKNKIGMNLGTTIYIRDLFYNVPIRKKFLKSDAYENSIITTLMYSFALANQKISFKYIKDSKVVFETSEKNTLKDDIKYIFKDDFYKNLISVNIEDSDYKIYGYISNNHFYKGSRASQFLFVNGRYIFDEKIRNIIEKSIATLIPKGKFPAFVMFIEVNPSLIDINVHPNKRKIKFIFEDKLLNSLNNNITDIVLKNTTSDFISVKEEQKEKILYNEEKINNEQSSEEDIIETIIYDDDYNTQNIVNKFSYDDLFKVNKDDIKTINEEDNIENYIVEDEKVENTPVLEQIKLDDNTETSKNILDYEIIGKIFSKYILLSDKDEFIIIDILNAKYRLLYENLLDNYNNCTISKQILLFPIILELNEYKLSVFNTIKDKLNNLGIEADIFDENSIAIRTMPNLLNDNLDKEDIREMLDELLFKDNRVFEDSLYKMVCKKRINIGLTDFEVEELLSQLSKINLDINFYDKKILRKISKEDFDKLFFKE; this is encoded by the coding sequence ATGTCTATAAAATTATTGTCAGAAGATACAATTCAAAAAATTGCAGCAGGAGAAGTTATAGAAAATCCTTATTCTGTAATAAAAGAGTTGGTTGAAAATTCAATAGATTCAGGTGCAACATTTATTAAGGTTGAAATTAAAAATGCCGGTAAAAAAGAAATTATGATTTCTGATAACGGCTGTGGAATTGAAGAAGATGATATAGAGTTGGCATTTACCAAACACGCTACATCTAAATTAAATAATTTTGAAGATATATATTCTATTCTTTCTTATGGATTTAGAGGAGAGGCATTAGCTAGTATATCTGCAATTTCAAAAGTTGACATTAATACAAGAACAAAGAACAGTGAATTCGGAATTCACTGTTATCTTGAAAATAATAAGATTATTAGAAAAAATAAGATAGGGATGAATTTAGGAACAACAATTTACATTAGAGATTTATTTTACAATGTTCCTATTAGAAAGAAATTTTTAAAATCAGATGCATATGAAAACTCAATCATAACAACGTTGATGTACTCTTTTGCATTGGCTAATCAAAAAATATCTTTTAAATATATAAAAGATTCGAAAGTTGTATTCGAAACAAGTGAAAAAAATACTTTAAAAGATGATATAAAATATATCTTTAAAGATGATTTTTATAAGAATTTAATTTCTGTAAATATTGAGGACTCAGATTATAAGATTTATGGATATATTTCAAATAATCACTTTTATAAAGGTAGTAGAGCATCACAATTTTTATTTGTTAATGGAAGATATATTTTTGATGAAAAGATTAGAAATATAATAGAAAAATCAATTGCTACATTAATACCAAAAGGAAAGTTTCCTGCATTTGTAATGTTTATTGAAGTAAATCCTAGCTTAATAGATATAAACGTTCATCCAAATAAAAGAAAGATTAAATTTATTTTTGAAGACAAGTTACTAAATTCACTTAATAATAATATTACTGACATTGTTCTAAAAAATACTACAAGTGATTTTATATCTGTAAAGGAAGAACAAAAAGAAAAAATCTTATACAACGAAGAAAAGATTAATAACGAACAATCTTCAGAAGAAGATATTATTGAAACTATAATTTATGATGATGATTATAATACACAAAATATTGTAAATAAGTTTTCTTATGATGATTTATTTAAAGTAAATAAAGATGATATAAAAACGATAAATGAAGAAGATAATATTGAAAATTATATTGTTGAGGACGAAAAAGTAGAAAATACTCCAGTATTGGAACAAATAAAACTTGATGATAATACTGAAACTTCAAAAAATATTTTAGATTATGAAATTATAGGTAAAATTTTTTCAAAATATATTTTATTGTCCGATAAGGATGAGTTTATAATTATAGATATATTAAATGCTAAATATAGACTGTTGTATGAAAATTTATTGGATAATTACAATAATTGTACTATTTCAAAACAGATACTTTTATTTCCTATAATTTTGGAATTAAATGAATATAAATTGAGTGTGTTTAATACTATTAAAGATAAATTGAATAATTTAGGTATAGAAGCTGATATTTTTGATGAAAATTCTATAGCAATAAGGACAATGCCTAATTTATTAAATGATAATTTAGATAAAGAAGATATTAGAGAAATGCTTGATGAACTGTTATTTAAAGATAATAGAGTGTTTGAAGATTCATTATACAAAATGGTTTGTAAAAAACGAATAAATATCGGTTTAACGGATTTTGAAGTAGAAGAATTATTGTCACAGTTATCTAAAATAAATCTAGATATAAATTTCTATGATAAAAAAATATTAAGAAAAATATCTAAAGAAGATTTTGATAAATTATTTTTTAAGGAATAA
- the mutS gene encoding DNA mismatch repair protein MutS — protein MSDFTPMMKQYLEVKSNYNDCIIFYRLGDFYEMFFEDAKIVSKILDLALTKRDCGSGKTAPMCGIPHHVVNQYLYKLVSEGFKVAICEQVQDPKLAKGIVKREVIKLVTPGTIDEFDELATNKNNYIMSIYMDSTNLSITYSDISTSEIFCTSIFEMNRDNLITALEEEVIRTTPSEVIINSNILKSLEKSVIKLLKNLRIIYTKVDIDQDFKSLRENNEEFYSNNLSNKILLFSIDNFYKYVCRFNVKLNDFKKVNLYKLSDYLRIDANSRINLELKKNNFSNDINGSLLSVINHTKTPMGFRLLNKWLDQPLIEIEKIQRRQSLVEDLVLNSNLRNKLEELLASISDIERINSKISFGNCNARDLIHLKNSLSAVPKIKKLFLDSNTLFSNIALNIPDTEYIYNLIDSAILEDVGILLKEGNLIKIGYDEELDVIRNNKIVGKEKLIKYEVDQRNITGIKNLRLIFNKKTGYFFEVTKSYQNLVPEYFELKQTLTNANRYKTNELLTIENMIFGSEIDIIEKEYELFISIRNTIKMNIKILQKLSDIISFIDSIFSLSIVAFKNNYCKPTLNSEGIIDIKNGRHPVIESFLSSINEFIPNDTNIGQSDNLIQIITGPNMSGKSTYIRQIALIVILAQIGSFVPADSANISIVDKIFTRIGASDNLYKGESTFMVEMKEVNNILRYATKNSLLILDEVGRGTSTFDGLSLAWAILEYITKNIKSKTLFATHYHELIDLEHTFACIKNKHIQVIEDKENDEIVFLRKIMDGGANKSYGIAVAKLAGLPMEVINRSKIILDSIENKEIEIEKDIIDSSNVIKTKVNDKIITNLNSINIEKISPMEAFGILNDLINISKSDNE, from the coding sequence ATGAGCGATTTTACACCAATGATGAAACAATATCTAGAAGTTAAATCTAATTATAATGATTGTATTATTTTTTATAGACTAGGTGATTTTTATGAAATGTTTTTTGAAGATGCAAAAATAGTTTCAAAAATTTTAGATCTAGCATTAACTAAAAGGGATTGTGGCAGTGGTAAAACTGCACCAATGTGTGGTATTCCACATCATGTTGTAAATCAATATTTATATAAGTTAGTTTCTGAAGGTTTTAAAGTTGCTATTTGTGAACAAGTTCAAGATCCAAAACTTGCTAAAGGAATTGTAAAGAGGGAAGTTATTAAACTAGTAACTCCGGGAACTATTGATGAATTCGATGAATTAGCTACTAATAAAAATAATTATATTATGAGTATCTATATGGATTCTACAAATTTAAGTATCACATATTCTGATATTTCAACCAGTGAAATATTCTGTACAAGTATTTTTGAAATGAACAGAGATAATTTAATTACAGCTTTAGAGGAAGAAGTAATTCGTACAACTCCGTCAGAAGTTATAATAAATTCAAATATATTAAAATCATTAGAAAAAAGTGTTATTAAATTATTAAAAAATTTAAGAATTATTTATACAAAAGTAGATATAGATCAAGATTTTAAATCTTTAAGAGAGAATAATGAAGAATTTTATTCTAATAATCTTAGTAATAAAATATTACTTTTTTCAATAGATAACTTTTATAAATATGTTTGCAGATTTAATGTTAAATTGAATGATTTTAAAAAAGTTAATTTATATAAATTAAGTGATTATCTAAGAATTGATGCTAATTCAAGAATTAATTTGGAACTTAAAAAAAATAATTTTAGTAATGACATAAATGGCTCTTTATTATCAGTTATAAATCATACTAAAACTCCTATGGGTTTTAGATTGCTTAATAAATGGTTAGATCAACCTCTTATAGAAATAGAAAAAATTCAAAGAAGGCAATCGTTGGTTGAAGATTTAGTTTTAAACTCAAATTTAAGAAATAAATTAGAAGAACTATTAGCAAGTATTTCTGATATAGAAAGAATAAATTCAAAAATTTCTTTTGGAAATTGTAATGCAAGAGATTTAATTCATTTAAAAAATTCTTTATCAGCTGTTCCAAAGATTAAAAAATTATTCTTAGATAGTAATACTTTATTTTCTAATATAGCTTTAAATATTCCTGATACCGAGTATATCTATAATCTCATAGATTCAGCTATTCTTGAAGACGTAGGAATTTTATTGAAAGAGGGAAATTTGATAAAGATTGGATATGATGAAGAACTTGATGTAATTAGAAATAATAAAATCGTTGGAAAAGAAAAGCTAATTAAATATGAAGTTGATCAAAGAAATATTACCGGAATTAAAAATTTAAGATTAATATTTAATAAGAAAACGGGTTATTTTTTTGAAGTTACAAAATCATATCAAAACTTAGTTCCTGAATATTTTGAATTAAAACAAACTTTAACTAATGCAAATAGGTATAAAACAAATGAACTTCTAACTATTGAAAATATGATATTCGGATCTGAAATTGATATTATAGAAAAAGAATATGAATTATTTATTTCAATAAGAAATACAATAAAAATGAATATAAAAATATTGCAAAAATTATCAGATATAATTTCATTCATAGATTCCATATTTTCTTTATCAATAGTTGCGTTTAAAAATAATTATTGTAAACCAACTTTAAATTCAGAAGGGATAATAGATATAAAAAATGGTAGACATCCTGTTATAGAAAGTTTTTTAAGTTCAATAAATGAATTTATCCCTAATGATACAAATATTGGACAAAGTGATAATTTAATTCAGATTATAACAGGACCTAATATGAGTGGAAAATCAACTTATATAAGACAGATAGCTCTCATAGTTATATTAGCTCAGATTGGTTCATTCGTACCTGCTGATAGTGCAAATATTTCGATAGTAGATAAGATATTTACTCGTATTGGAGCTTCAGATAATCTATATAAAGGAGAAAGTACCTTTATGGTAGAAATGAAAGAAGTTAATAATATTTTAAGATATGCTACTAAAAATAGTTTACTTATACTTGATGAGGTTGGAAGAGGAACTTCAACTTTTGATGGATTAAGTCTCGCTTGGGCAATTCTTGAGTATATTACAAAAAATATAAAATCGAAAACATTATTTGCTACACATTATCACGAATTAATTGACTTAGAACATACTTTTGCTTGCATAAAAAATAAACATATTCAAGTTATTGAAGATAAAGAAAATGATGAAATAGTCTTTTTAAGAAAAATAATGGATGGCGGAGCTAATAAGAGTTATGGGATAGCAGTTGCAAAACTTGCAGGACTTCCTATGGAAGTTATAAATCGTTCAAAAATTATTTTAGATAGCATTGAAAATAAGGAAATTGAAATAGAAAAAGATATTATTGATAGTTCAAATGTAATAAAAACTAAGGTCAATGATAAAATAATTACTAATTTAAATAGTATAAATATTGAAAAAATAAGCCCAATGGAAGCTTTTGGTATATTAAATGATTTAATAAATATATCTAAAAGTGATAATGAATAG
- the miaB gene encoding tRNA (N6-isopentenyl adenosine(37)-C2)-methylthiotransferase MiaB produces MNHHDSEKISYLLETLGYTKEDDLEKSDFIIYNTCLVRENAELKVYGQLGALKNLKRKKPEMIIAVCGCMMQTGDARATIISKYKHVDIIFGTKNISRLPSLIARHRSTGEVIVDIEEEDIIDDETPINREHPFIAYVNIMTGCNNYCTFCIVPYARGKEISRTPESIINEIKDLAKKGYKEITLLGQNVNSYGKTLRPKVTFPELLKMVNEIDGIERIRFLTSHPKDCSDELIDAMASLDKVCENIHLPFQSGSNKILKDMHRVYTREHYLELIRKLKEKVPNITLSTDIIVGFPGETEEDFEDTLSMVEKVGYDQGFTFLYSIRKGTKAAEMQNQIPHEVKQERFQRLIDSMYKIFYEKNKECLGQTLEVLVEGISKNNPDILTGRTRGYKLVHFKGGKRNIGQLVNVKITGHNSFALEGEIV; encoded by the coding sequence ATGAATCATCATGATTCAGAAAAAATATCATATTTATTAGAAACTTTAGGGTATACAAAAGAAGATGATTTAGAAAAATCAGATTTTATTATTTATAATACATGCTTAGTCAGAGAAAATGCAGAACTTAAAGTTTATGGACAACTTGGTGCTTTGAAAAATTTAAAAAGAAAGAAACCGGAAATGATTATAGCTGTTTGTGGTTGTATGATGCAAACAGGTGATGCAAGAGCTACTATAATTTCAAAGTATAAACATGTAGATATAATTTTTGGAACGAAAAATATATCTAGATTGCCTTCTCTTATCGCAAGACATAGAAGTACCGGAGAAGTAATCGTAGATATTGAAGAGGAAGATATAATTGATGATGAAACTCCTATAAATAGAGAACATCCATTTATTGCTTATGTAAATATAATGACAGGTTGTAATAATTATTGTACTTTTTGTATAGTTCCTTATGCTAGAGGAAAAGAAATTAGTAGAACACCTGAAAGTATAATTAATGAAATAAAAGATTTGGCAAAAAAAGGATATAAAGAAATAACATTATTAGGTCAAAATGTAAATTCATATGGAAAAACATTAAGACCTAAAGTTACATTTCCAGAATTATTAAAAATGGTTAATGAGATAGATGGAATTGAAAGAATTAGATTCTTGACAAGTCATCCAAAAGACTGTTCTGATGAATTAATAGATGCTATGGCAAGTTTGGATAAAGTATGTGAAAATATTCATTTACCATTCCAGTCTGGTAGTAATAAGATATTAAAAGATATGCATAGAGTTTATACTAGAGAACATTATTTGGAATTAATCAGAAAATTAAAAGAGAAAGTACCTAATATTACTCTTTCTACTGATATAATTGTTGGATTTCCAGGAGAAACTGAAGAGGATTTTGAAGACACATTAAGCATGGTGGAAAAGGTTGGATATGACCAAGGATTTACTTTTCTATATTCTATAAGAAAAGGTACAAAAGCTGCTGAAATGCAAAATCAAATACCACATGAAGTAAAACAAGAAAGATTTCAGCGACTAATAGATTCTATGTATAAAATTTTTTATGAAAAAAACAAAGAATGTTTAGGACAAACTCTTGAAGTATTAGTTGAAGGAATTAGTAAAAATAATCCAGATATTCTTACAGGTAGAACAAGAGGATATAAATTAGTACATTTTAAAGGTGGAAAAAGAAATATTGGACAGTTAGTTAACGTTAAAATAACTGGACATAATTCATTTGCACTTGAAGGAGAGATAGTTTAG